Proteins encoded in a region of the Fimbriimonadia bacterium genome:
- a CDS encoding sugar phosphate isomerase/epimerase — protein sequence MDRDIHDFCRLGIVHFMAFPPCMKGEGPILETITRIVEDPFFTAIEITWIRDDSVREQVRRVLGDSGCAYTYGAQPPLLSQKLDLNHPLPAERRRAVSQVLECAEEAAEVGASAIAVLSGKTPEDGDFAAAEQRLIDSLIEIGERTESLGIGLTLETFDCKPFGKNCLIGPTERAVRVSEQARERVPHFGLMLDLSHLPLLEETPGQALGTAQEHLVHAHMGNCLFSDPNHPAYGDEHPFFGAEGACNGANELAEYLRALMEVGYLAPGGQRILSFEVKPIVAWGQTSEDAIQNCKDTLAAAWAMV from the coding sequence ATGGATAGAGACATTCACGATTTCTGCAGATTAGGCATCGTGCACTTCATGGCCTTTCCACCGTGCATGAAGGGTGAGGGACCCATCCTGGAGACCATTACGCGGATCGTCGAAGACCCCTTCTTCACCGCCATCGAGATCACGTGGATCAGAGATGACAGCGTGCGGGAGCAGGTCCGCCGCGTGCTTGGAGACTCCGGTTGCGCCTATACCTACGGCGCGCAGCCCCCGCTGCTCAGCCAGAAGCTGGACCTGAACCATCCCCTACCCGCGGAGCGAAGGCGCGCAGTCTCCCAGGTCCTGGAGTGCGCGGAAGAAGCCGCCGAGGTAGGTGCTTCCGCCATCGCCGTTCTCAGCGGCAAGACCCCGGAAGATGGCGACTTCGCGGCAGCCGAGCAGCGACTCATCGACTCGCTCATCGAGATAGGCGAGCGAACCGAAAGCCTCGGCATCGGTCTCACGCTCGAAACCTTCGACTGCAAGCCCTTCGGCAAGAACTGTCTTATCGGCCCGACAGAGCGAGCGGTCAGGGTGTCCGAGCAAGCCCGCGAGCGTGTGCCTCACTTTGGGTTGATGCTGGACCTCTCGCACCTTCCGCTGCTCGAAGAGACGCCAGGCCAGGCCCTCGGAACAGCCCAAGAGCACCTAGTCCACGCACACATGGGCAACTGCCTATTCAGCGACCCGAACCATCCCGCATATGGTGACGAGCACCCGTTCTTCGGGGCCGAAGGCGCGTGCAACGGCGCCAACGAGTTGGCTGAGTATCTGCGCGCACTGATGGAAGTGGGGTACCTTGCGCCGGGCGGCCAACGCATCCTCAGCTTCGAGGTGAAGCCCATCGTGGCTTGGGGGCAGACATCCGAGGACGCCATTCAGAACTGCAAAGACACCCTCGCCGCAGCATGGGCGATGGTCTAG
- a CDS encoding DUF2961 domain-containing protein, protein MIGFTTLSNLATIRRYTSRRASSYDVEGKNADAWRLKPGECREILVTDRPGCIKHIWSTLGPEGPEYAYPRKIVIRMYWDGEETPSVEAPIGDFFGMGHGMLKDFVSAPLQMGPSGGRGMNCWFPMPFDSARITVTNECSVDLHLFFYIDYEEYDAPHGPEIARFHVQWRRENPTQGWLTTRLGPGHMEPWQTANLSDKDNYLILEASGEGHYVGCHLDIDCFQRQGNDWYGEGDDMIVIDGEPWPPRMHGTGTEDYFSMAYCPQTEYCAPYHGLILYSGNKDWPFKGKNSMYRYHIEDPVRFTKSIRVSIEHGHANKLSYDYSSTAYWYQVEPHGPFPKLLPVEERLPRPSEPGFPDNSVPIPPSI, encoded by the coding sequence ATGATTGGTTTCACCACCCTCTCGAACCTCGCTACGATCCGAAGGTACACCTCTCGCCGCGCATCCAGCTACGACGTGGAGGGCAAGAACGCCGACGCGTGGCGTCTGAAGCCCGGCGAGTGCCGCGAGATCTTAGTGACCGACAGGCCCGGATGCATCAAGCATATCTGGTCTACGCTGGGTCCCGAAGGACCGGAGTACGCCTATCCGCGCAAGATCGTGATCCGCATGTATTGGGACGGCGAGGAGACGCCTAGCGTGGAAGCACCCATCGGCGACTTCTTCGGCATGGGGCACGGGATGTTGAAGGATTTCGTCAGTGCCCCATTGCAGATGGGACCATCCGGAGGGCGTGGGATGAACTGTTGGTTTCCCATGCCGTTCGACTCGGCTCGGATCACGGTGACGAACGAGTGTTCGGTGGATCTGCATCTGTTCTTCTACATAGACTACGAGGAGTATGATGCACCGCACGGACCCGAGATCGCCCGGTTCCACGTGCAGTGGCGTAGAGAGAACCCGACGCAAGGTTGGCTGACCACCCGACTAGGTCCCGGACACATGGAGCCTTGGCAGACCGCAAACCTGAGCGACAAAGACAACTATTTGATTTTGGAGGCGTCCGGTGAGGGGCACTATGTGGGATGCCACCTAGACATAGACTGCTTCCAACGGCAAGGCAACGATTGGTACGGCGAGGGCGACGACATGATCGTGATAGACGGCGAACCGTGGCCACCGCGCATGCATGGCACCGGCACCGAAGACTACTTCAGCATGGCCTATTGTCCGCAGACGGAGTATTGCGCCCCCTACCACGGGCTGATCCTGTATTCCGGCAACAAGGACTGGCCGTTCAAGGGCAAGAACTCGATGTACCGCTATCACATCGAGGATCCGGTGCGGTTCACGAAGTCTATCCGTGTTAGTATCGAGCACGGACACGCGAACAAGCTGTCGTACGACTACTCCAGTACGGCGTACTGGTATCAGGTCGAGCCGCACGGTCCGTTCCCGAAGCTTCTGCCCGTCGAAGAGCGCCTGCCACGACCTAGCGAGCCGGGCTTCCCCGACAACTCGGTACCGATCCCACCGTCAATCTAG
- a CDS encoding Ig-like domain-containing protein → MRRLTSLLVILVALALLVVVPGCGGGGGLILGSLQFVVQWAGDGPNGETPGSVRVTLYRGTQQVAQGVIPRTGPADAGEFGSLAAATYRVTAEAFTSSDGSGVAFAAVDTLQQVTGGLPTMFVSAVGPTPTSVSLAPTTATVRVGETVRLYAVAKDATGSAVYTAPGSFEWSSENEEVAVVDAGGLVRGMSTGTTTITARHGPTDLSAQAGVTVSGGTRTKYTILVFLNAANDLDTFSDLNVNQMELAASNPQVRIVVQWKRIGQFSPPWTGTRRYLIAHDTNSSVVNSQLLEEMGPNVDMGDWRTLRDFVDWGMSSYPADHTVLVMWDHGSGWRTRAAGGSRGVSFDDGTGNYIKTWELAQALEATPKIDILAWDASLMQMLEVAYEVKDVVNYIVGSEESPPGPGYPYDAIIARLAANHNMTPRDFTKVFVEEMIRAYGSNSNITQSSLDASKIGALGTAVSALADVLIAKRPFYPIQMQNARQSAESYSYYPEYKDLSDVCSQLAQKTGDNEIANACAVVQAAVSAAVVAEASGSLHPRSHGVSINYPSAAQFSTQRSAYSLLAFARLTSWDEWLLVAP, encoded by the coding sequence TTGAGAAGGTTGACGTCCCTGCTCGTCATTCTGGTGGCCCTTGCCTTGCTCGTCGTCGTCCCGGGCTGCGGTGGGGGCGGGGGCCTGATCCTCGGCTCGCTGCAGTTCGTGGTGCAGTGGGCGGGCGATGGCCCGAACGGAGAGACTCCCGGTAGCGTGCGCGTTACGCTCTACCGGGGAACGCAACAGGTGGCACAGGGCGTAATCCCGCGCACGGGGCCTGCGGATGCGGGTGAGTTCGGGTCTCTGGCGGCTGCCACCTATCGAGTAACGGCCGAAGCGTTCACCTCATCCGATGGCTCCGGAGTTGCCTTTGCGGCGGTCGACACCTTGCAACAGGTAACCGGTGGCCTACCTACGATGTTCGTGTCGGCAGTGGGCCCGACGCCGACCTCCGTTTCGCTGGCGCCGACCACCGCGACCGTTCGTGTGGGCGAGACCGTCCGCCTGTATGCGGTGGCCAAGGACGCGACGGGATCCGCGGTGTACACGGCTCCCGGCAGCTTCGAGTGGAGCTCCGAGAACGAAGAAGTCGCGGTGGTGGATGCAGGGGGGCTCGTGCGCGGGATGTCCACGGGCACTACCACTATCACCGCTCGCCACGGACCGACCGACCTCAGCGCACAGGCAGGTGTCACCGTCAGTGGTGGCACACGCACCAAGTACACGATTTTGGTCTTCCTGAACGCGGCGAACGACCTGGACACCTTTTCGGACCTCAACGTCAACCAGATGGAGCTAGCAGCGAGTAACCCGCAGGTACGTATCGTCGTGCAATGGAAGCGCATCGGTCAATTCTCGCCGCCGTGGACCGGAACGAGGCGCTACCTGATCGCGCATGACACCAATTCCAGCGTCGTCAATTCCCAACTGCTGGAAGAGATGGGCCCGAACGTTGACATGGGTGACTGGCGAACACTGCGCGATTTCGTGGACTGGGGCATGAGCAGCTACCCGGCCGACCACACGGTGTTAGTAATGTGGGACCACGGCTCCGGGTGGCGCACCCGAGCTGCAGGCGGCTCGCGAGGCGTGTCGTTCGACGATGGCACCGGCAATTACATCAAGACTTGGGAACTGGCGCAGGCACTGGAAGCAACACCCAAGATCGACATTCTGGCATGGGATGCGAGCCTGATGCAGATGCTGGAGGTAGCATACGAAGTGAAAGATGTCGTCAACTACATCGTCGGTTCGGAGGAGAGCCCACCGGGTCCCGGCTATCCCTACGACGCGATCATAGCGCGGCTTGCTGCGAACCATAACATGACGCCGCGTGATTTCACCAAGGTGTTCGTCGAGGAGATGATTCGGGCGTACGGCTCCAACTCGAACATCACGCAGTCCTCGCTCGACGCTTCGAAGATAGGTGCGCTGGGAACCGCGGTATCGGCATTGGCAGATGTTCTGATCGCCAAGCGACCCTTCTACCCGATACAGATGCAGAACGCACGGCAGTCTGCCGAGAGCTACTCTTACTACCCCGAGTATAAGGACCTAAGCGATGTTTGCTCACAGCTCGCGCAGAAGACGGGTGACAACGAAATCGCCAATGCATGTGCCGTAGTGCAGGCCGCAGTGTCCGCAGCAGTCGTAGCGGAAGCAAGTGGAAGCTTGCACCCGAGAAGCCATGGAGTGTCTATCAACTACCCGTCGGCTGCGCAGTTTTCGACTCAGAGGTCTGCGTATAGCTTACTCGCCTTTGCGCGCCTCACATCATGGGATGAATGGCTGCTGGTGGCTCCCTAG
- a CDS encoding exo-alpha-sialidase — MYVVYMTSAIDGLVCAVSNNYGSSFYQVKKVLTGPYDREWFGFRGNNIDIVYSDGYIGGPVSKGVIFSTSSDNGANFSGYVRVDDESVGSEAVDPSIACNENITAAGWNTSTDRNTVRQFKVARSADGGQTFTNHTVLATYDSAIGDTQERWLAQIPMVSAPNDTFIAVYQNYATVMVDGQSRKALLLYYRRSRDGGITWEPARTVAPLSDIEAAIRQYEATRWTNNSTIFPYYIQHQPWACVDPHGNVHVVWFDNRYGQNPGVLNSRWSVYHTQARYDSDQWEIPDAVTPEPFLCVRPNLDFIGVAADSKYVYCAWIRRINQTSTQWSFYGDMFLSRRAQSAAREVPAP; from the coding sequence GTGTACGTAGTGTACATGACCTCGGCGATTGACGGGCTGGTGTGCGCCGTGTCGAACAACTACGGGTCGAGCTTCTATCAGGTGAAGAAGGTGCTGACCGGTCCGTACGACAGGGAGTGGTTCGGATTCCGAGGGAACAACATAGACATCGTGTACTCGGACGGCTACATCGGTGGGCCGGTATCGAAGGGTGTCATCTTCTCGACGAGCTCGGATAACGGTGCCAACTTCAGCGGATATGTGCGTGTGGACGACGAGTCGGTGGGAAGCGAGGCGGTAGACCCTTCGATCGCATGCAATGAGAATATAACTGCCGCCGGTTGGAACACCTCTACCGACCGGAACACGGTGCGTCAGTTCAAGGTGGCTCGTTCGGCGGACGGTGGGCAGACGTTCACCAATCACACCGTTTTGGCAACCTACGACTCCGCTATTGGAGACACGCAGGAGCGGTGGCTGGCACAGATACCTATGGTGAGCGCACCCAACGATACATTCATCGCGGTGTATCAGAACTATGCCACCGTTATGGTGGATGGGCAGTCACGAAAGGCGTTGCTGCTGTACTACCGACGCAGTCGGGACGGGGGGATCACTTGGGAGCCTGCACGAACGGTGGCTCCGCTGAGCGATATCGAGGCGGCCATTCGGCAGTACGAAGCCACGCGTTGGACTAACAACTCCACCATCTTTCCCTACTACATCCAGCACCAGCCGTGGGCATGTGTTGACCCACACGGCAATGTGCACGTCGTATGGTTCGACAATCGCTACGGCCAGAACCCCGGCGTGTTGAATAGCAGATGGTCCGTGTATCATACACAGGCGCGTTATGATTCGGACCAGTGGGAGATTCCAGACGCCGTAACCCCAGAACCGTTCCTATGTGTCCGACCGAACCTCGACTTCATCGGGGTGGCGGCAGACAGCAAATACGTCTACTGCGCGTGGATTCGCCGGATCAACCAGACCAGCACGCAGTGGTCGTTCTACGGCGACATGTTCCTCAGTCGACGTGCCCAAAGTGCGGCAAGAGAAGTACCGGCCCCATGA
- a CDS encoding DUF885 domain-containing protein, which produces MSNDAARTLHELFREDWEHRMRSHPEWASYLGDKRYNDRWTDRSEEGFQSRHEHTLQNLARLREIDRAALSVEDQLNYDLFEDEQKTAADEYATNWRYIALDARGGIQTLDNFSEQLSFEGTKDYEDWIARLEALPELMDQTIYLLREGLARGIKHSRVVMLRVPRQVQSQIVDDAEQSRFYRPFRSMPTIPDAEQERLRKAARSAIADCVVPSFRKLLAFVNEEYLPDCYEQVGVWQMPGGEDIYRHFVREYTTTDMTPDEVFETGLQEVARIRAEMEKVKAKSGFTGSMTEFFEFLRTEPRFFHKTAEDLLTAYRAFAKRIDPLLVKVFRTIPRMPYGVDPIPDAVAPDTTAAYYQPPADDGSRAGSYRVNLYQPESRPTHEIPALSIHEAVPGHHFQIALAMELKDLPNFRRHGHWTAYIEGWALYAESLGHELGLYDDPYAEFGRLTYEIWRAIRLVVDPGIHWKRWTRQQAIEYFLENSPKTELDVVNEIDRYIAWPGQAVAYKIGEIEIQKLRRHATDALGERFDLKEFHDVLLLAGPMPLSVLRNRVQDWVASLQG; this is translated from the coding sequence ATGAGCAACGATGCCGCACGAACACTTCACGAGCTGTTCCGCGAGGACTGGGAACACCGCATGCGCTCGCACCCCGAGTGGGCTTCGTACCTGGGCGACAAGCGCTACAACGATCGCTGGACCGACCGTAGCGAGGAAGGCTTTCAATCTCGGCACGAGCATACGTTGCAGAACCTTGCACGCCTTCGCGAGATTGACCGAGCCGCGCTCTCTGTCGAGGACCAGCTCAACTACGACCTGTTCGAGGACGAGCAGAAGACCGCCGCAGACGAATACGCCACCAACTGGCGATACATCGCGCTGGATGCGCGCGGTGGCATCCAGACTCTGGATAACTTCTCCGAGCAGCTCTCGTTCGAAGGCACCAAGGATTACGAGGACTGGATCGCACGTCTCGAAGCGCTGCCGGAGCTGATGGACCAGACCATCTACCTATTGCGTGAGGGACTGGCTCGCGGCATCAAGCACTCCCGCGTCGTGATGCTACGCGTCCCGCGGCAAGTCCAGAGTCAGATCGTGGATGATGCAGAGCAAAGCCGCTTCTACCGCCCATTCCGGTCTATGCCCACAATTCCCGATGCGGAACAGGAGAGGCTGCGCAAGGCGGCTCGCAGCGCGATCGCTGACTGCGTCGTGCCGTCCTTTCGCAAGTTACTCGCTTTCGTGAACGAGGAATACCTGCCGGATTGTTACGAGCAGGTGGGGGTATGGCAGATGCCCGGTGGCGAGGACATCTATCGCCACTTCGTTCGGGAGTACACCACGACGGACATGACTCCCGACGAGGTGTTCGAGACGGGTCTGCAAGAGGTCGCCCGCATCCGAGCCGAGATGGAAAAGGTGAAGGCAAAGTCGGGCTTCACGGGCAGCATGACCGAGTTCTTCGAATTCCTTCGCACAGAACCGCGTTTCTTCCACAAGACGGCCGAGGACCTGCTCACGGCCTACCGCGCTTTCGCCAAGCGGATCGACCCGTTGCTCGTGAAGGTGTTCCGAACCATCCCGCGTATGCCGTACGGCGTGGACCCCATCCCCGATGCCGTCGCGCCCGACACCACCGCTGCGTACTACCAGCCTCCGGCTGACGATGGGTCGCGCGCAGGCTCTTATCGCGTCAACCTGTATCAGCCCGAGTCGCGGCCCACGCACGAGATCCCCGCGCTGTCCATTCACGAAGCCGTCCCGGGCCACCACTTCCAGATCGCACTGGCGATGGAGCTGAAGGACCTTCCCAATTTCCGGCGGCACGGGCACTGGACGGCATACATCGAAGGTTGGGCGCTGTATGCGGAGTCTCTCGGCCACGAGCTGGGGTTGTACGACGACCCGTACGCCGAGTTCGGACGGCTGACCTACGAGATATGGCGCGCGATCCGGTTGGTGGTGGACCCCGGCATTCACTGGAAGCGGTGGACGAGACAGCAGGCGATTGAGTACTTCCTCGAGAACTCGCCCAAGACGGAGCTGGACGTGGTGAACGAGATAGACCGCTACATCGCTTGGCCGGGACAAGCCGTGGCGTACAAGATCGGAGAGATCGAGATCCAGAAGTTGCGCCGGCACGCGACCGATGCCCTAGGCGAACGGTTCGATCTGAAGGAGTTCCACGACGTGTTGTTGTTGGCGGGTCCGATGCCCCTGTCGGTTCTCCGCAACCGTGTACAGGATTGGGTGGCTTCGCTGCAGGGATAA
- a CDS encoding glycoside hydrolase family 65 protein, with protein sequence MRLIALVPLLAVVSGCHRASPPAPTPPAPPEPWSIVCNSPPPEGIYLSNGLMGLKVGPLSDGTGSDGESLPLYRADRYAGLSIAPQPNPLMARFIVNRNPIRPDMGKGYRQELGMKDGLLQTRYRWRAGRVQGSVSVGLFLSRAVPEVASVRYSVSVDRECTLKVVLAPTGEEADIASVIEAARQIVLCRYAPSGAMPSYWSSAASSRGGSGKLVFDGEHWAWSGRLRSGDRLVLEHSIRLTNPEEPAEPPGFEEALSDSKAAWSELWRGDIEIDGSVADQQLVRSWLFNLYQTCSAGFFPPMGFSSDWYGGRIFWDQEVWMLPALLPFHPKAVEKALAKRVALLPKAVANAQAKGFEGALYPWESTPNGDEGAPPEFQQEIHITGDVLFAARQALDWGIGLQGYPELARRVAEFWASRLENGHIRRVISPDEGEVVDDDLYTNALAAWCLREAARHHPPKAREWRALADGIYFPRDADGLFLTYEGDKVVSYKQAAALLTLYPLGMSMDVAGRERMFDRYKDKVIETGPAMADAIHSIIAARLGRREEAERLFRESYERFMNSPGLQFSEKRKGTPRTYFLTGAGGCLQAVLYGFAGLEVLPPGAAPQARGDRPNAEKLLSGGYTLRAGSMLPARWSSLTLKGVRLRGKIYDIRLTHNEVRIDEGG encoded by the coding sequence ATGCGCCTCATCGCTCTGGTGCCGCTCCTCGCCGTGGTTTCCGGTTGCCACCGTGCATCGCCCCCAGCGCCCACGCCACCCGCTCCGCCCGAACCGTGGTCCATCGTGTGCAACTCCCCACCGCCCGAGGGCATCTACCTCTCGAACGGGCTGATGGGACTGAAGGTGGGGCCGCTGAGTGATGGGACCGGGTCGGACGGGGAGAGCCTGCCACTGTACCGTGCCGACCGGTACGCCGGTCTCAGCATCGCACCGCAGCCCAACCCACTGATGGCCAGGTTCATTGTCAATCGAAACCCCATTCGACCTGACATGGGGAAGGGGTATCGGCAAGAGCTGGGTATGAAGGATGGCCTGCTGCAGACGCGCTATCGGTGGCGTGCAGGTCGCGTGCAAGGGTCGGTGTCGGTCGGCCTGTTCCTCAGCCGAGCCGTGCCCGAGGTCGCCTCGGTTCGGTATTCCGTCAGCGTAGACAGAGAGTGCACCCTGAAGGTGGTTTTAGCCCCGACCGGTGAGGAGGCCGACATTGCGTCGGTCATCGAGGCAGCGCGACAGATCGTCCTGTGCCGGTATGCTCCTTCAGGCGCGATGCCGTCCTATTGGTCGTCAGCCGCTTCCTCACGAGGCGGCTCGGGGAAGCTCGTGTTCGACGGCGAGCACTGGGCATGGAGTGGGAGGCTCCGGTCTGGCGACCGGCTGGTGCTCGAACACTCGATTCGCCTGACGAATCCCGAGGAGCCCGCCGAGCCGCCCGGCTTCGAAGAGGCGCTTTCCGACTCGAAGGCCGCGTGGAGCGAGCTGTGGCGCGGTGACATCGAGATCGATGGGAGCGTCGCAGACCAGCAGCTCGTGCGAAGTTGGCTCTTCAACCTGTATCAGACCTGTTCGGCAGGCTTCTTCCCGCCGATGGGCTTCTCGTCCGATTGGTACGGCGGACGCATTTTCTGGGACCAAGAGGTATGGATGCTGCCGGCGCTGCTCCCCTTCCACCCTAAGGCCGTGGAGAAGGCGCTCGCGAAGCGGGTTGCCCTGCTGCCGAAGGCCGTCGCGAACGCGCAGGCGAAGGGGTTCGAAGGCGCGCTCTACCCTTGGGAGTCGACTCCGAATGGCGATGAGGGCGCGCCGCCCGAGTTCCAGCAGGAGATCCACATCACGGGCGACGTGCTGTTTGCGGCAAGGCAAGCACTCGATTGGGGCATTGGCCTGCAGGGGTATCCCGAACTCGCGCGGCGGGTCGCCGAGTTCTGGGCTTCGAGACTCGAGAACGGTCACATCCGACGCGTGATCAGCCCAGACGAGGGCGAAGTGGTGGACGATGACCTATACACCAACGCGCTAGCCGCATGGTGCTTGCGCGAAGCGGCGCGCCACCATCCGCCCAAAGCCAGAGAATGGCGTGCGCTCGCGGACGGTATTTACTTCCCGCGCGACGCAGACGGACTGTTCTTGACCTACGAGGGCGACAAAGTCGTTTCGTACAAGCAGGCTGCCGCCCTGCTCACCCTCTACCCTCTCGGCATGTCTATGGACGTGGCTGGGCGAGAACGGATGTTCGATCGGTACAAGGACAAGGTGATCGAGACGGGACCTGCAATGGCCGACGCCATTCACTCCATTATCGCCGCGCGTTTGGGCCGGCGAGAAGAGGCCGAGCGGCTCTTTCGCGAAAGCTATGAGAGGTTCATGAACAGCCCGGGCTTGCAGTTCTCGGAGAAACGCAAAGGAACTCCGCGGACATACTTCCTTACGGGTGCAGGAGGATGCCTCCAGGCGGTATTGTATGGCTTCGCCGGGCTGGAGGTTCTTCCCCCGGGAGCGGCACCCCAGGCTAGAGGAGACCGGCCCAACGCGGAGAAGTTACTCAGCGGGGGTTACACGCTGCGAGCAGGCTCCATGCTCCCGGCCCGTTGGAGCAGCCTGACCCTCAAAGGGGTCCGATTGAGAGGAAAGATCTATGACATCCGCCTCACTCACAACGAGGTGCGGATTGACGAAGGAGGTTAA
- a CDS encoding glycoside hydrolase family 97 protein, with amino-acid sequence MNLSLFTAILMAANEAPADIAVCSPDESLRIELGLGPPFAYSVYLEGRPVVLESPIRMEFEGALTLGAEPVLTAVTRSRISREWETVCGKSKRVRDECNEMRASFREASGLTFDVVVRAYDDGVAFRVFLPRQQGMERFTLLREDTEFRFDGNPTVWAAHHGSYVSHQESEYAKGSMRDLKSTDIIGMPLLVRTERAYVAITEAELTDWAGMYVCGSSSDDRAEVSAVRTILSPLPSGEGLVVARTPHYSPWRVLMIGRNPGVLIESNIILNLSRPCAIEDTSWIRPGMSAWDHWWTGDAKMDMETNKLYIDFAAEMGWPYQLVDWQWYGEPDKPDSDVTRVIPQIDMAELTRYAKEKGVRLWLWTWWSDLDRKLDEAFALYEKWGIAGVKIDFMQRDDQEMVNWYEKVVRKAAKHRLMIDFHGAYKPTGLRRTYPNLMTREGVLGNEYNKFSTRCTPEHKVTLPFTRMLCGPMDYTPGGFLNRTPEQFRMGSPTQVIGTRANELALFVVYESPYMCACDHPSHYRGQPGLEFLRSMPTTWDETRYLSGQVGEYIVLARRSGDEWYIGAMTDSKARDLDVPLRVLGKGRYSAHIYRDAPDADKHPERLVVEERSVTSSDAIKLTLAPCGGAAVRLARVP; translated from the coding sequence ATGAACCTGAGCCTCTTCACCGCAATACTTATGGCTGCTAACGAAGCCCCTGCCGACATCGCCGTCTGCTCACCCGACGAGTCGCTGCGCATCGAGCTGGGCCTCGGGCCACCATTCGCTTACTCGGTTTACCTGGAAGGACGTCCGGTCGTGCTCGAATCGCCCATCCGGATGGAATTCGAGGGCGCTCTCACACTAGGAGCAGAACCGGTGCTCACAGCCGTTACGCGTTCACGCATCTCGCGTGAGTGGGAGACCGTGTGCGGCAAGAGCAAGCGGGTGCGCGACGAGTGCAACGAGATGCGGGCGTCCTTCCGCGAAGCCTCGGGTCTGACGTTCGACGTGGTGGTACGCGCGTACGATGACGGGGTGGCGTTCCGCGTGTTTCTGCCGCGGCAGCAGGGGATGGAGCGCTTTACGCTGCTACGCGAGGACACCGAGTTTCGCTTTGACGGCAACCCGACCGTGTGGGCTGCGCATCACGGTTCCTACGTATCGCACCAGGAGTCGGAGTATGCGAAGGGCTCGATGCGCGACCTGAAGTCCACCGACATCATTGGGATGCCGCTGCTCGTGAGGACCGAGCGGGCGTATGTAGCCATTACCGAGGCGGAGCTGACCGATTGGGCGGGCATGTATGTTTGCGGTTCGTCATCCGATGACCGTGCCGAAGTGTCGGCAGTGCGAACGATCCTGTCACCCCTGCCATCGGGCGAAGGGCTCGTGGTAGCGCGAACACCGCACTACTCACCGTGGCGCGTGCTGATGATAGGGCGCAACCCCGGCGTGCTGATAGAGTCGAACATCATCCTGAATCTCAGCAGGCCGTGCGCCATCGAGGACACGTCATGGATTCGCCCGGGCATGTCGGCATGGGACCACTGGTGGACCGGCGACGCCAAGATGGACATGGAGACGAACAAGCTGTACATAGATTTTGCAGCCGAGATGGGGTGGCCTTATCAGTTAGTGGACTGGCAGTGGTATGGAGAGCCGGACAAGCCCGATTCGGACGTGACAAGGGTGATCCCGCAGATTGATATGGCAGAACTCACTCGGTACGCTAAGGAGAAGGGTGTGCGATTGTGGCTGTGGACGTGGTGGTCCGATCTCGACCGTAAGTTGGACGAAGCCTTCGCGTTGTACGAAAAGTGGGGGATTGCGGGGGTAAAGATCGACTTCATGCAGCGAGACGATCAGGAGATGGTGAACTGGTACGAGAAGGTGGTTCGGAAAGCAGCGAAACACAGACTCATGATAGATTTCCACGGCGCATACAAGCCGACGGGGCTACGTCGGACGTATCCCAACTTGATGACTCGCGAAGGGGTGTTGGGCAATGAGTATAACAAGTTCTCCACCCGGTGCACGCCCGAGCACAAAGTGACACTTCCGTTCACACGTATGCTATGCGGACCGATGGACTACACCCCCGGCGGTTTTCTGAATCGTACACCGGAGCAGTTTCGGATGGGCAGCCCCACGCAGGTGATAGGTACCAGGGCGAACGAACTGGCGCTGTTCGTAGTGTACGAGAGCCCATACATGTGCGCGTGCGACCATCCGTCGCACTATCGTGGGCAGCCGGGCCTCGAGTTTCTGCGTTCGATGCCTACGACATGGGACGAGACACGATATCTGTCGGGACAGGTGGGCGAGTACATCGTTCTGGCTCGCCGGTCGGGTGATGAGTGGTACATCGGCGCGATGACCGATTCGAAGGCGCGGGACCTGGATGTGCCGCTCCGCGTACTGGGGAAGGGGCGCTACAGCGCCCACATCTATCGCGACGCGCCCGATGCCGACAAGCATCCCGAGAGGCTGGTGGTCGAAGAGCGTTCGGTGACATCGAGCGATGCTATCAAGCTGACGCTCGCCCCGTGCGGGGGTGCCGCGGTTCGGCTCGCACGCGTGCCATGA